In Paenibacillus sonchi, a single genomic region encodes these proteins:
- a CDS encoding tail fiber domain-containing protein, with protein MNGFLQVNGSARIAGDLQITGSIKTDVFNFDGRFKKLDVADNFAAYVRCADFYIGYSGRRGAPGRALVDNGNHLVLNYGNDWSYASVHSSLEVKNALIPSAGSGNNGIIFPSDPGGGSGDSAWIKFYPTSGENCVLDIGVSNDAGDRIYLHASGGVYANGSMYWWSSRELKDNIADIPVKEAKQLLDGLNPVSFKYKGSTKEKTLGFIAEEVPAVLADPDQRAISGMDIIAVLTSVVKDQQKAITRMQKQIATLQGA; from the coding sequence GTGAACGGATTCCTGCAGGTGAACGGAAGCGCCCGCATTGCAGGGGATCTGCAGATCACAGGAAGCATCAAGACCGATGTGTTCAACTTCGACGGAAGATTTAAAAAGCTGGATGTAGCAGATAATTTTGCGGCGTATGTACGCTGTGCTGACTTCTACATCGGCTATTCCGGACGCCGTGGAGCTCCCGGCAGAGCCTTGGTGGATAATGGAAACCACCTGGTGCTCAATTATGGAAATGACTGGTCGTACGCCTCGGTTCACAGCAGCCTTGAAGTGAAAAATGCCCTGATCCCCAGTGCGGGCAGCGGCAATAACGGGATTATCTTCCCTTCCGATCCCGGCGGCGGCAGCGGCGACTCGGCTTGGATCAAGTTCTACCCGACCAGCGGGGAAAACTGCGTGCTGGATATCGGTGTATCCAATGATGCCGGGGACCGCATTTATCTTCATGCCAGCGGCGGTGTCTATGCCAACGGCAGCATGTACTGGTGGTCCTCACGCGAGCTGAAGGACAACATCGCCGATATTCCCGTCAAAGAAGCGAAGCAGCTGCTCGACGGGCTGAACCCGGTTTCTTTTAAATACAAAGGAAGCACGAAGGAAAAAACGCTTGGTTTTATCGCTGAAGAGGTGCCGGCGGTTCTGGCCGACCCTGACCAGCGGGCCATCAGCGGGATGGATATCATCGCCGTTCTGACCAGTGTGGTGAAAGACCAGCAGAAGGCTATAACCAGAATGCAAAAACAAATCGCAACCCTGCAGGGTGCCTAA